A region of Pyxidicoccus parkwaysis DNA encodes the following proteins:
- a CDS encoding right-handed parallel beta-helix repeat-containing protein, with product MFLRGFLLAGLALPAQGFGKELVETPPWPTTPPASICGNTALLSGPSVAPGGAVTVPAGDNSGFNFNQPGATFWFAPGVHTLANDVFGQIVARANTTYLGAPGAIIDGQHLNLYAFTGDVPNVTIQYLTIRNFGRGLDNNNEGVVNHDSGAGWRIEYNTISGNDGAGVFLGTGNVVRYNCLKDNGQYGFSMFKPPVEGDSAIKNIVLDHNEITGNNTDDWESRIEGCGCTGGGKFWDVRGAQVSNNWVHDNRGTGLWADTNNIDFLFEGNFIESNDGEGIWYEISYNATIRNNTFRRNAWVSGTRNQGSPGPAIYLSESGGDARLASTVSGAAKIRVYDNSFEDNFSGVSIYENANRFCNSNGNTSKGYCTPFVTPTLLPETPRNYEYPNPISNTHPCYTLVASEPYKTDCRWHSKNIEVNDNEFRFDPTVVPCAGTYCGVQALYATGADNMPWSPYTVSGVQNDVMFNNGNVFHDNKYFGGWRFAKGFGETVSFSAWRAAPYSQEVGSTIEGDTGGPPPGPGPSSGNDLDADTATLEGSSGRWQDWYSTTVAQTSAEAHSGTHSLRVDVTAAWGWGVQLSNWPGFTTAPGVKTIGLWGKLGAGSGLAPKMTVKWLSAGNAVLQTHEVTLPVLTPTWQRVAAVVDAPAGASTVLVYLTGSGLAGDYFYLDDVVVGDAPNALDAGSAGGEGSAGQWQSWYNAGVSASTQAAYRGAGSLRVNVTDPWGWGVQLANWPGFATTAGNKRISYMAKQGAGAISTVTLRVKWFNGSQALVQTDLVTLNGLTTGWQQAAANVTAPSGASNVYLEAYSSSGGAGDSLYLDDIVITDVPN from the coding sequence ATGTTTCTGCGCGGGTTCCTCCTCGCCGGCCTGGCGCTGCCGGCCCAGGGGTTCGGGAAGGAACTGGTGGAGACGCCGCCCTGGCCCACGACGCCGCCAGCCTCGATCTGCGGCAATACCGCGCTCCTGAGCGGCCCGAGTGTCGCCCCCGGAGGGGCGGTGACGGTTCCGGCCGGCGACAACAGCGGCTTCAACTTCAACCAACCAGGCGCGACGTTCTGGTTCGCGCCGGGCGTGCACACCCTGGCCAATGACGTCTTTGGCCAGATTGTCGCTCGCGCGAATACCACCTACCTCGGCGCGCCGGGCGCCATCATCGACGGGCAGCACCTCAACCTGTATGCCTTCACGGGGGATGTCCCGAACGTCACCATCCAGTACCTGACCATCCGGAACTTCGGCCGGGGGCTGGATAACAACAACGAAGGCGTGGTGAACCACGACTCCGGCGCGGGCTGGCGGATTGAGTACAACACCATCTCCGGCAATGACGGCGCGGGTGTCTTCCTGGGCACCGGCAACGTCGTCCGCTACAACTGCCTGAAGGACAACGGGCAGTACGGCTTCAGCATGTTCAAGCCGCCCGTCGAGGGCGACTCCGCCATCAAGAACATCGTCCTGGACCACAACGAAATCACCGGCAACAACACCGATGACTGGGAGAGCCGCATCGAGGGTTGCGGCTGCACCGGCGGCGGCAAGTTCTGGGACGTGCGCGGCGCGCAGGTGTCCAACAACTGGGTGCACGACAACCGGGGGACGGGGTTGTGGGCGGACACCAACAACATCGACTTCCTCTTCGAAGGCAACTTCATCGAGAGCAACGACGGCGAGGGTATCTGGTACGAGATCAGCTACAACGCCACCATCCGCAACAACACCTTCCGTCGCAACGCCTGGGTGAGCGGCACCCGGAACCAGGGCTCGCCTGGTCCGGCCATCTACCTGTCCGAGTCGGGAGGTGACGCGCGGCTGGCCTCGACTGTCAGCGGGGCGGCGAAGATTCGGGTGTACGACAACTCCTTCGAGGACAACTTCTCGGGCGTTTCCATCTACGAGAACGCCAACCGCTTCTGTAACTCCAATGGCAACACCAGCAAGGGCTATTGCACGCCCTTTGTCACCCCGACGCTGCTTCCGGAAACGCCGCGCAACTACGAGTACCCCAACCCCATCAGCAACACGCACCCCTGCTACACGCTGGTGGCCAGCGAGCCGTACAAGACGGACTGCCGCTGGCACTCGAAGAACATCGAGGTGAACGACAACGAGTTCCGCTTCGACCCCACCGTCGTGCCGTGTGCCGGAACGTACTGCGGCGTGCAGGCGCTCTACGCCACCGGGGCGGACAACATGCCCTGGTCTCCCTATACGGTTTCCGGGGTGCAGAACGATGTCATGTTCAACAACGGCAATGTGTTTCACGACAACAAGTACTTTGGCGGCTGGCGCTTCGCCAAGGGGTTCGGCGAGACGGTGAGCTTCAGCGCGTGGCGGGCGGCGCCCTACAGCCAGGAAGTCGGAAGCACGATTGAAGGTGACACGGGCGGGCCGCCTCCCGGTCCGGGGCCTTCCTCCGGCAATGACCTGGATGCGGACACGGCGACCCTGGAGGGCTCCAGCGGCCGGTGGCAGGACTGGTACTCCACGACGGTGGCGCAGACCTCGGCCGAGGCGCATTCCGGGACGCACAGCCTCCGGGTCGACGTGACGGCGGCGTGGGGCTGGGGCGTGCAGCTCTCCAACTGGCCGGGCTTCACCACGGCTCCGGGCGTCAAGACGATTGGCCTGTGGGGCAAGCTGGGGGCGGGGAGTGGGTTGGCGCCCAAGATGACCGTGAAGTGGCTGAGTGCCGGCAACGCGGTCCTCCAGACGCACGAGGTGACGCTGCCTGTTTTGACTCCGACGTGGCAGCGGGTGGCCGCGGTGGTGGACGCGCCGGCGGGGGCGAGCACGGTGCTGGTCTACCTGACGGGCTCGGGGCTCGCGGGGGATTACTTCTATCTCGATGACGTGGTCGTGGGGGATGCGCCCAACGCGCTCGACGCGGGCAGTGCGGGCGGTGAGGGCTCCGCCGGCCAATGGCAGTCCTGGTACAATGCCGGGGTCTCCGCTTCGACGCAGGCCGCGTATCGCGGCGCGGGCAGCCTGCGGGTGAATGTGACGGACCCGTGGGGCTGGGGCGTGCAGTTGGCGAACTGGCCCGGTTTCGCCACCACGGCGGGAAACAAGCGCATCAGCTACATGGCGAAGCAGGGGGCCGGTGCCATCTCGACCGTCACGCTGCGTGTGAAGTGGTTCAACGGGAGCCAGGCGCTCGTCCAGACGGACCTGGTGACACTCAATGGGCTGACTACCGGATGGCAGCAGGCAGCGGCGAATGTGACGGCTCCCTCGGGTGCGTCCAATGTCTATCTGGAGGCCTACAGCAGCTCGGGTGGCGCGGGCGACAGCCTGTATCTGGATGACATCGTCATCACCGACGTCCCGAACTGA
- a CDS encoding low affinity iron permease family protein — protein MPTCKGMSDRFNRFAHAASEHVGTSRAFVSAMVVVLLWAVTGPLFHFSDAWQLVINTSTTIITFLMVFLIQATQNRDAKALHLKLDELIRVQARARDIFADLEDASDEEIAELARQFKRTHKGAEKRHHHGAKADASDKSGTH, from the coding sequence ATGCCTACATGCAAAGGAATGAGCGACCGATTCAACAGATTCGCACATGCCGCTTCCGAGCATGTTGGCACCTCGCGCGCCTTCGTGAGCGCCATGGTGGTCGTCCTGCTCTGGGCGGTGACCGGCCCGTTGTTCCACTTCAGTGACGCGTGGCAACTGGTCATCAACACGTCCACCACCATCATCACCTTCCTGATGGTGTTCCTCATCCAGGCGACCCAGAACCGGGATGCGAAGGCGCTCCACCTGAAGCTGGATGAGCTGATTCGGGTGCAGGCCCGTGCCCGCGACATCTTCGCCGACCTCGAAGACGCGAGCGATGAAGAGATCGCGGAGCTTGCTCGCCAGTTCAAGCGTACGCACAAGGGCGCCGAGAAGCGCCACCACCACGGAGCGAAGGCGGACGCCTCGGACAAGAGCGGCACGCACTGA
- a CDS encoding M24 family metallopeptidase, producing the protein MERVYPAAESAEFQRRHDELVAAMEACGVEQLVLTATESIFYLTGATAEPLERPFFLVVDVSRAKRFLVVPRLEQEHLRKGWGPGTQQEVLAYAEFPAPAGQGWKDSLLALLRPGFAFEPSTPHERAAVLMASGGHALELLETLRMVKSDFEVARIERAAYYAMWGVEQILRSAYQGATVIEGYMTTTSLRRKIIQEEAHFDALATDVLAAPWPAPLSSEPHSVPGATMTLEGGPHVALVLTRVNGYAAECERTFFTARPTKEQQRLFALMLEARRIAFEKVRPGVHAADIDAAVNDFLAREGFGDPAQRLHRTGHGFGLGNHEPPWVAVGSEHRLERNMLISIEPGIYVQGVGGYRHSDTVLVTDGGYRVLTGRVPTDIESLTFGRPSLVQRARATVIKRLAGV; encoded by the coding sequence GTGGAGCGTGTCTACCCGGCGGCCGAGAGCGCGGAGTTCCAGCGGCGGCATGACGAACTGGTGGCCGCCATGGAGGCGTGCGGCGTGGAGCAACTGGTGCTCACCGCGACGGAGAGCATCTTCTACCTCACGGGCGCCACGGCCGAGCCGCTGGAGCGGCCGTTCTTCCTCGTCGTGGACGTGTCCCGGGCGAAGCGCTTCCTGGTGGTGCCGAGGCTGGAGCAGGAGCACCTGCGCAAGGGCTGGGGGCCGGGGACGCAGCAGGAGGTGCTGGCGTACGCGGAGTTCCCGGCGCCGGCGGGGCAGGGGTGGAAGGACTCACTGCTGGCGCTCCTGCGGCCCGGGTTCGCTTTCGAGCCGAGCACGCCGCACGAGCGGGCGGCGGTGCTGATGGCCTCGGGCGGGCACGCGCTGGAGTTGCTCGAGACGCTGCGGATGGTGAAGTCGGACTTCGAGGTGGCCCGGATTGAACGGGCCGCGTACTACGCCATGTGGGGCGTGGAGCAGATTCTTCGCTCGGCGTACCAGGGGGCGACCGTCATCGAGGGCTACATGACGACGACCTCGCTGCGGCGCAAAATCATCCAGGAGGAGGCGCACTTCGACGCGCTGGCCACGGACGTGCTCGCGGCGCCGTGGCCCGCGCCGCTGAGCAGTGAGCCGCACTCTGTGCCCGGCGCGACGATGACGCTGGAGGGCGGGCCTCACGTGGCGCTGGTGCTCACGCGCGTGAATGGCTACGCGGCGGAGTGCGAGCGGACGTTCTTCACGGCACGGCCCACGAAGGAGCAGCAGCGGTTGTTCGCGCTGATGCTGGAGGCGCGGCGGATTGCCTTCGAGAAGGTGCGGCCGGGCGTGCACGCGGCGGACATCGACGCGGCGGTGAATGACTTCCTCGCGCGCGAGGGCTTCGGCGACCCGGCGCAGCGCCTGCACCGCACGGGGCACGGGTTCGGACTGGGGAACCACGAGCCGCCGTGGGTGGCCGTGGGCAGCGAGCACCGGCTGGAGCGGAACATGCTCATCTCCATCGAGCCCGGCATCTACGTGCAAGGCGTCGGCGGGTACCGGCACTCGGACACGGTGCTCGTCACGGACGGGGGCTACCGCGTGCTGACGGGGCGTGTGCCAACGGACATCGAGAGTCTCACCTTCGGCCGGCCGAGCCTCGTGCAGCGCGCGCGGGCCACGGTCATCAAGCGGCTCGCAGGGGTGTGA
- the hemH gene encoding ferrochelatase produces MANPTTKRGLLLVNLGTPDAPETAPVRRYLREFLSDPRVVDIHPVGRWLLLNLIILPVRPAKSAEAYRKVWMPEGSPLLVYSRDLTAQVAERLKGEYEVALAMRYGNPSIPDAVAALRARGVSDFTVLPLYPHEAASSSASSLARTYEVMSESWDVPNVRAVPAFYEHPGFLDAFTAVARPVISDLRADHVLFSFHGVPERHVKKSDATGKHCFSSPGCCDAISDANRHCYRAQCYATARGLAERLGLGAQGDRWSVSFQSRLGRTPWVKPYTDLVLPELAKRGVKRLAVMCPAFVADCLETLEEIGIRAREQFVGEGGEDLRLVPSLNAHPLWVDTVVRMVRESDGAPTAAAAPWAAGAPERTPAR; encoded by the coding sequence ATGGCCAATCCGACGACGAAGCGGGGGCTGCTGCTCGTCAACCTGGGGACGCCGGATGCGCCGGAGACGGCGCCGGTGCGCCGCTACCTGCGCGAGTTCCTCAGCGACCCGCGCGTGGTGGACATCCACCCCGTGGGCCGCTGGCTGCTGCTCAACCTCATCATCCTCCCCGTGCGCCCGGCGAAGAGCGCGGAGGCGTACCGGAAGGTGTGGATGCCGGAGGGCTCGCCGCTGCTGGTGTACAGCCGGGATTTGACGGCGCAGGTGGCCGAGCGGCTGAAGGGCGAATACGAGGTGGCGCTGGCCATGCGCTACGGCAACCCGTCCATTCCAGACGCGGTGGCGGCGCTGCGCGCGCGCGGCGTGTCTGACTTCACGGTGCTGCCGCTGTACCCGCACGAGGCCGCGTCCTCGTCGGCGTCGTCGCTGGCGCGCACGTATGAAGTCATGTCTGAGTCGTGGGACGTGCCCAACGTGCGGGCGGTGCCGGCCTTCTATGAGCATCCGGGCTTCCTGGATGCCTTCACCGCCGTCGCGCGGCCCGTCATCAGCGACTTGCGCGCGGACCACGTCCTCTTCAGCTTCCACGGCGTGCCGGAGCGGCACGTGAAGAAGAGTGACGCGACGGGGAAGCACTGCTTCTCGTCCCCGGGCTGCTGTGACGCAATCTCGGACGCCAACCGCCACTGCTACCGCGCGCAGTGCTACGCGACGGCGCGCGGGCTGGCGGAGCGGCTGGGGCTGGGCGCCCAGGGAGACCGGTGGAGCGTGTCCTTCCAGTCGCGGCTGGGGCGCACGCCGTGGGTGAAGCCCTACACGGACCTGGTGCTGCCGGAGCTCGCGAAGCGGGGCGTGAAGCGGCTCGCCGTCATGTGCCCGGCCTTCGTCGCGGACTGCCTGGAGACGCTGGAGGAGATTGGCATCCGCGCCCGGGAGCAATTCGTGGGCGAGGGGGGCGAGGACCTGCGGCTCGTCCCCTCGCTCAATGCCCACCCGCTGTGGGTGGACACGGTGGTGCGGATGGTGCGCGAGTCGGACGGCGCGCCTACTGCTGCGGCCGCGCCGTGGGCTGCTGGGGCGCCGGAGCGGACTCCAGCGCGGTGA
- the apaG gene encoding Co2+/Mg2+ efflux protein ApaG, with amino-acid sequence MSSTATTDGIRVTVKPAFWPERSAPESGQFAFMYTVEIANEGTAPAQLKSRHWVITDATGKVEEVKGDGVVGRQPSLGPGERFEYTSWAMLRTPFGTMRGTYDMVRPDGSRFEARIAEFALTLPNSLH; translated from the coding sequence ATGTCTTCCACCGCCACCACCGACGGTATCCGCGTCACCGTGAAGCCCGCCTTCTGGCCGGAGCGCAGTGCGCCCGAGTCCGGGCAGTTCGCCTTCATGTACACGGTGGAGATTGCCAACGAGGGCACCGCCCCCGCGCAGCTCAAGTCGCGCCACTGGGTCATCACCGATGCCACCGGGAAGGTGGAAGAGGTGAAGGGCGACGGCGTGGTGGGCCGCCAGCCCAGCCTGGGCCCGGGCGAGCGGTTCGAGTACACGAGCTGGGCCATGCTGCGCACGCCCTTCGGCACCATGCGCGGCACCTACGACATGGTGCGGCCGGATGGCTCGCGCTTCGAGGCGCGCATCGCCGAGTTCGCGCTCACCCTTCCCAACTCCCTGCACTGA
- a CDS encoding TerC family protein encodes MNTQAALWVGFNVFVLAMLALDLGLFHRKEHVVKPKEAGIWTLVWISISLAFCAFIWRWFGPTEGLQWLTAYVVEYALSVDNLFVFLVVFSYFRVAPEHQHRVLFWGILGAFVMRAVLIIAGAALVQRFHWLMYVFGAFLVYTAVKMQFSEDEEMDPEQKGIVKFARRVLPVSRQGEGSRFFLTEDGRRKVTPLFIVLLVVEATDLLFALDSIPAVLGISQNAFIIYTSNVCAILGLRSLFFVVASLMEKFHLLKMGLSAILAFVGVKMLITYFNIHVPIGISLGVIGGILLLAIVASLIWPKQEEGEPKSEQKT; translated from the coding sequence GTGAACACGCAAGCCGCTCTCTGGGTGGGTTTCAACGTCTTCGTCCTCGCGATGCTCGCGCTGGACCTCGGGCTGTTCCACCGCAAGGAGCACGTGGTGAAGCCCAAGGAGGCGGGCATCTGGACGCTGGTGTGGATTTCCATCAGCCTCGCCTTCTGCGCCTTCATCTGGCGCTGGTTCGGCCCCACCGAAGGCCTCCAGTGGCTGACGGCGTACGTGGTGGAGTACGCGCTCTCCGTCGACAACCTCTTCGTCTTCCTGGTGGTGTTCAGCTACTTCCGGGTGGCGCCGGAGCACCAGCACCGGGTGCTCTTCTGGGGCATCCTCGGCGCCTTCGTCATGCGCGCGGTGCTCATCATCGCCGGCGCGGCGCTGGTGCAGCGCTTCCACTGGCTGATGTATGTGTTTGGCGCGTTCCTCGTCTACACCGCGGTGAAGATGCAGTTCTCCGAGGACGAGGAGATGGACCCGGAGCAGAAGGGCATCGTCAAGTTCGCCCGCCGGGTGCTGCCGGTGTCGCGCCAGGGCGAGGGCAGCCGCTTCTTCCTCACCGAGGACGGACGCCGCAAGGTGACGCCGCTGTTCATCGTCCTGCTGGTGGTGGAGGCCACGGATTTGCTCTTCGCCCTGGACTCCATCCCCGCGGTGCTGGGCATCAGCCAGAACGCCTTCATCATCTACACGTCCAACGTGTGCGCGATTCTGGGCCTGCGCTCGCTGTTCTTCGTGGTGGCGAGCCTCATGGAGAAGTTCCACCTGCTGAAGATGGGCCTGAGCGCGATTCTCGCCTTCGTGGGCGTGAAGATGCTGATTACGTACTTCAACATCCACGTTCCCATCGGCATCTCACTGGGCGTCATTGGCGGCATCCTGCTCTTGGCAATCGTCGCCTCGCTCATCTGGCCCAAGCAGGAAGAGGGCGAGCCCAAGTCCGAGCAGAAGACCTAG
- the glgX gene encoding glycogen debranching protein GlgX: protein MRRAEVLPGKPYPLGATYDGQGVNFAVFSEHAKKVEVCLFDPEDPTKETRRFPLLENTNHVWHGYAPELQPGTLYGLRVHGPSEPKKGLRFNPTKLLMDPYARAIHGKVDYKAPIYGYPAPATGKDEDLLQDTRDDAAGVPKAVVLADDNFDWEGDTFPRIPWHDTVIYEVHVKGFSKLNPRVPEDLRGTYAGLAHPASIEHFKKVGVTAVELLPIHHIVDEPFLIQRGKVNYWGYNTLGYFAPDSRYAATGSRGEQVDEFKSMVKQLHRAGIEVILDVVYNHTCEGNHLGPTLSFKGLDNGAYYRLTERDPRYYMDVTGCGNSWNATHPYALKLIADSLRYWVEVMHVDGFRFDLATTLGRDRHGYDTRAAFFQILHQDPVLSRVKLISEPWDVGDFGYQVGNFPVLWSEWNGKYRDTIRRYWKGDDRQAAEIGYRLTGSSDLFSLSGRKPTASVNFVTAHDGFTLHDLVTYNEKHNEANGEENRDGANDNHSWNCGVEGETADAKINALREQQKRNFLATLFLSQGVPMIVAGDEMGRTQRGNNNAYCQDNELSWVHWELNETQRALLEFTSRMAKLRREQPVLHKRRFFRGAHMWDSELKDLAWFRPDGKEMKKDDWEKPYVRSLAFLLGGDAIATPDDEGNRIVGDTLLVLMNAHHEPISFLLPALEWGADWELVVDTAAAGESQRTHTPAGGKVQAAGRSVVVLRRPATE, encoded by the coding sequence ATGAGGCGGGCCGAGGTGCTTCCAGGGAAGCCGTACCCCCTGGGCGCCACGTATGACGGGCAGGGGGTCAACTTCGCGGTCTTCAGCGAGCATGCGAAGAAGGTGGAGGTCTGCCTCTTCGACCCGGAGGACCCCACGAAGGAGACCCGCCGCTTCCCCCTGCTGGAGAACACGAACCACGTCTGGCACGGCTACGCGCCGGAGCTGCAACCGGGCACGCTCTACGGCCTGCGCGTGCACGGCCCGAGCGAGCCGAAGAAGGGCCTGCGCTTCAACCCCACCAAGCTGCTGATGGACCCGTACGCGCGGGCCATCCACGGCAAGGTGGACTACAAGGCCCCCATCTACGGCTACCCGGCTCCCGCCACGGGCAAGGACGAAGACCTCCTCCAGGACACGCGCGACGACGCGGCGGGCGTGCCCAAGGCGGTGGTGCTCGCCGACGACAACTTCGACTGGGAGGGGGACACCTTCCCGCGCATCCCCTGGCACGACACCGTCATCTACGAGGTGCACGTCAAGGGCTTCTCCAAGCTGAACCCGCGCGTGCCCGAAGACCTGCGCGGCACCTACGCGGGACTGGCGCACCCGGCCAGCATCGAGCACTTCAAGAAGGTGGGCGTCACCGCGGTGGAGCTTCTGCCCATCCACCACATCGTGGACGAGCCCTTCCTCATCCAGCGGGGGAAGGTGAACTACTGGGGCTACAACACGCTGGGCTACTTCGCGCCGGACTCGCGCTACGCCGCGACGGGCTCGCGCGGCGAGCAGGTGGACGAGTTCAAGAGCATGGTGAAGCAGCTCCACCGTGCCGGCATCGAGGTGATTCTCGACGTCGTCTACAACCACACCTGCGAGGGCAACCACCTGGGGCCCACGCTGTCCTTCAAGGGCCTGGACAACGGCGCGTACTACCGGCTCACGGAGAGGGACCCGCGCTACTACATGGACGTCACCGGGTGCGGCAACTCGTGGAACGCCACGCACCCGTACGCGCTGAAGCTCATCGCCGACTCCCTGCGCTACTGGGTGGAGGTGATGCACGTGGACGGGTTCCGCTTCGACCTGGCCACCACGCTGGGGCGGGACAGGCACGGCTACGACACGCGCGCGGCCTTCTTCCAAATCCTCCACCAGGACCCGGTGCTCAGCCGGGTGAAGCTCATCTCCGAGCCCTGGGACGTGGGCGACTTCGGCTACCAGGTGGGCAACTTCCCGGTGCTGTGGAGCGAGTGGAACGGCAAATACCGCGACACCATTCGCCGCTACTGGAAGGGTGATGACCGGCAGGCGGCGGAGATTGGCTACCGGCTCACCGGCAGCTCGGACTTGTTCTCGCTGTCCGGCCGCAAGCCGACGGCGAGCGTGAACTTCGTCACCGCGCACGACGGCTTCACGCTGCACGACCTCGTCACCTACAACGAGAAGCACAACGAGGCGAACGGCGAGGAGAACCGCGACGGCGCCAACGACAACCACTCCTGGAACTGCGGGGTGGAGGGCGAGACGGCGGACGCCAAAATCAACGCCCTGCGCGAGCAACAGAAGCGCAACTTCCTCGCCACGCTCTTCCTGTCCCAGGGCGTGCCGATGATTGTCGCGGGCGACGAGATGGGGCGCACCCAGCGCGGCAACAACAACGCCTACTGCCAGGACAACGAATTGTCCTGGGTGCACTGGGAGCTGAACGAGACGCAGCGCGCGCTGCTGGAGTTCACCAGCCGCATGGCCAAGCTGCGGCGCGAGCAGCCGGTGCTGCACAAGCGGCGCTTCTTCCGCGGCGCCCACATGTGGGACAGCGAATTGAAGGACCTCGCGTGGTTCCGGCCAGACGGCAAGGAGATGAAGAAGGACGACTGGGAGAAGCCCTATGTGCGCTCCCTGGCCTTCCTCCTGGGCGGTGACGCCATCGCCACGCCGGACGACGAGGGCAACCGGATTGTAGGAGACACGCTCCTGGTGCTGATGAATGCGCACCACGAGCCCATCAGCTTCCTCCTGCCGGCGCTCGAGTGGGGCGCGGACTGGGAGCTGGTGGTGGACACGGCGGCGGCGGGCGAGTCGCAGCGCACGCACACGCCCGCGGGCGGCAAGGTGCAGGCGGCCGGCCGCTCCGTGGTGGTGTTGCGGCGGCCGGCGACGGAGTAG